In a single window of the Danio rerio strain Tuebingen ecotype United States chromosome 20, GRCz12tu, whole genome shotgun sequence genome:
- the pbk gene encoding lymphokine-activated killer T-cell-originated protein kinase homolog, translating into MEASKESPSAFKTPCKPAKVKSPVNACGTPVTIPASPFMKKLGCGTGVNVYLMNRMGKQTHSPWAIKKINSKCAQGQVSVYQKRLCEEAKILKDLKHPNIVGFRAFTTAKDGSKCLAMEFGGEQSLNDLIEKRREEGLQAFPVDTIEKVALHVARGLLYLHNEKKLLHGDMKSCNVVIKGDFESIKICDVGVSLPLDENMQVSDPKAHYIGTEPWKPKEALEDGVITDKADIFAYGLTLWEMMTLSVPHLEMLDTEGDEDDDDESFEEDFDEDAYYERLGSRPALDAVTLGGSYQRMVELFCLCTEEDPQKRPSAAHIVQVLESNSQLSKQNTEVIVID; encoded by the exons TCAATGCTTGTGGGACCCCAGTCACCATTCCTGCCTCTCCCTTCATGAAGAAGCTCGGCTGTGGGACTGGAGTCAATGTTTACCTCATGAACAG GATGGGGAAACAGACTCATTCTCCATGGGCTATAAAGAAGATCAACAGCAAGTGTGCTCAAGGTCAAGTGAGTGTTTATCAGAAGCGTCTCTGTGAGGAGGCCAAGATCTTGAAGGACCTCAAGCACCCCAATATTGTTG gcTTCAGAGCTTTTACCACTGCGAAGGATGGCTCGAAGTGTCTAGCGATGGAGTTTGGCGGAGAACAGTCTCTCAATGACCTGATTGAGAAGAGGAGAGAGGAGGGTCTGCAGGCCTTTCCAGTGGACACTATTGAAAAAGTGGCTCTTCATGTCGCTCGCGGTTTACTG tactTGCACAATGAGAAAAAGCTTCTGCATGGAGACATGAAATCATGCAATGTTGTCATCAAGGGCGATTTTGAGAGCATCAAAATCTGTGATGTTGGTGTTTCACTGCCACTGGATGAAAACATGCAAG TGAGTGATCCAAAGGCTCATTACATTGGGACGGAGCCGTGGAAGCCCAAAGAAGCTTTGGAGGATGGAGTAATCACAGATAAAGCTGATATCTTTGCCTATGGACTCACACTGTGGGAAATGATGACGCTTTCTGTTCCTCACCTGGAGATGCTGGACACTgagggtgatgaagatgatgatg ACGAGTCATTTGAGGAGGATTTTGATGAAGATGCATATTATGAGCGGCTGGGGTCTCGACCGGCTCTGGACGCAGTGACTCTGGGAGGCTCTTATCAGAGGATGGTGGAGCTCTTCTGTCTCTGCACAGAGGAGGACCCTCAGAAAAGACCCTCAGCAGCTCACATTGTGCAGGTGCTGGAGTCAAACAGCCAGCTTTCCAAGCAAAACACTGAGGTAATTGTAATCGATTAA